The following is a genomic window from Chloroflexota bacterium.
CCCTGCTGAAGGAAGCCGCAGGTCTGAACCCCATTGGCCGATCTTCCCTTCCATAAGGCGCTTCATCCCCGCCAGGGGGAAGAGCAGGCTATTGGCATAGGTCACCCTCTTCACTGTGAAACCAACACTGGTTAGCTTAGCCCAGAGTTCCCCAGTCGTGTAGCGATGTCTGGTATGGACAGCGATATCGTGTGCTCCTCGTAACCAATTGTAAGCCGGTTCTCGGAGGAAAAGGATGCCCTTCGGCCGCAGCACGCGATAAAACTCTTGCAGGGCGAGCCTATCGTCGCCGATCAGCTGATGATAAATGACCTCGAAGCAGCAAACCAGGTCGAAGGAGGAATCAGCGAAGGGTAGACTATCCACTGCTGCCCGCAGAAGACGATTTAGCCCCCGCTCCTGGCCGTAAGTAAGGGCCTCAGCCGAGATATCCACCCCCGTAACCCGGCCGTAGCGGCTTAAGTAACGAGTGGTCCCACCTGTGCCACATCCCACATCCAGGACTTCACCATCGCAGCCATTTCGATAATAGAGGCAGATAAGCTCCTGAAAGATTCGCCGCATCCCCAAATACCACCAGTGGCGCTCTTCTGCCTCAAACAGCAGGCGATATTGCTCCTTCTCCACTGGCTATCCGTCTTCTATTTCCAGAGAGCGGCTACGGCGTCTGGCTTGGGACAACTCTTGGCGCAGAATCAGTTTCCACCACAGGCGCACTAAGCCCACTACGACATGCCAAATACGTCGGAAGGCAAAAAATTGGGATTTGCCATAGGCCCGATGGTAATGATGCACCGGGACCTGAGCCACCACAAAGCCACCCTGCTGAATCTTAGTCATCAGCTCAACACAGATGACACCGCTGTCCGACTCCAGTTGTAGCGAGTCTAAGACCCTCTTGCGGAGAAGACGAAAGTCGCAATCGACGTCCTGCAGCTTCAGCCCGAAGGCTATCTTCACTATCCAGTGATAGACACGGCCAATGATGATGCGATGGAGGGGATCATGACGCTGAATCTTATAACCATTCACTACATCAACGTCATCCGTGAGATGCTCAAGGAGGAGAACCAACTCGCGTGGATCATACTGGGCATCGCCATCGGTATAAAAGACCAGGTCTTTGCTAGCATTGGCGAAGCCACTGCGCAGTGCCCGGCCATAACCGGCGTTTTGGGGATGGAGGATGGCCCTCAAGGCCGGGTATTTTTCGCGCAGCTCGTCCAGCATCTCCTGGGTGTAATCAACGCTTCCATCATTGACGACGATGATCTCATAATCCCTGGTGATAGAGCGCAACACCCGATCAACAGAGATAACCATGCTGGCAATGGTTCCCCCATCATTATACGCCGGGAAAAATGCTGAGATGCTGTGCTGAGTCTCCTGCCCCATACTCTATTGTACCCTTAAAGCGCGATTTCGGTCTCAGTTTGAATCGGGGTTAGTCCTGGAATGAATCTCTTAAGGAACTATTCAGAGTATCCTGACCTTACTCTTTTCGGCCAATCGCCTGCGGTGCCAGGCCATTAAGATGATCCCAGCCAATAACGGAACCGCTGCTGGAGGAAAAGCCGTCAAGGTGTCCTGGGCCTTAATTATCCGGATCTCCCTTTCGGAGCCTGGAACAACCTGTCCAGCGCTATCAATTAGCCTGACGGTATACAGAGCACCGCCCGGATCCAATTGCACCTTGTACCCCGTGAAACTCGGTGAGCCCTCTTTGATTTTCTCTTTATCATAAGGCACAACCTCGTAGCCCAGGGCTGGGCCGGGGGTCAGTTGGGCGAAGTACGGCTGCAAATCTATGGTGTTGATGAGCTGTCCCTGTTTAATTATTTGCAAACGGACGCCGGATTCAGGCTGAAGAAAGACCCATCTCCAGCTATCCTCCCGGCCCTCTTGGCTCTGCGGGTTCAGTAACCGTGCGTAATAGAGATCTCTATACTCCCTCTGAGTGAATGGCTCTAAATAAATAGTGCTTTCGCCCTGGGCGTAGATCACTCCTGCTGGGTCAGCGGCTTGCTCCGGGACGGT
Proteins encoded in this region:
- a CDS encoding class I SAM-dependent methyltransferase, with the protein product MEKEQYRLLFEAEERHWWYLGMRRIFQELICLYYRNGCDGEVLDVGCGTGGTTRYLSRYGRVTGVDISAEALTYGQERGLNRLLRAAVDSLPFADSSFDLVCCFEVIYHQLIGDDRLALQEFYRVLRPKGILFLREPAYNWLRGAHDIAVHTRHRYTTGELWAKLTSVGFTVKRVTYANSLLFPLAGMKRLMEGKIGQWGSDLRLPSAGINRWLMRTLFLEAWLLVRTNLPWGLSVIAIAVK
- a CDS encoding glycosyltransferase family 2 protein, which codes for MGQETQHSISAFFPAYNDGGTIASMVISVDRVLRSITRDYEIIVVNDGSVDYTQEMLDELREKYPALRAILHPQNAGYGRALRSGFANASKDLVFYTDGDAQYDPRELVLLLEHLTDDVDVVNGYKIQRHDPLHRIIIGRVYHWIVKIAFGLKLQDVDCDFRLLRKRVLDSLQLESDSGVICVELMTKIQQGGFVVAQVPVHHYHRAYGKSQFFAFRRIWHVVVGLVRLWWKLILRQELSQARRRSRSLEIEDG